Proteins encoded together in one Elusimicrobiota bacterium window:
- a CDS encoding DUF4143 domain-containing protein, which yields GFMPPLLHISLPENVTRWWEGYIMTYLERDLRQLSQVESLVDFRNLMKAVALRSGQVINQTEIARDIKIGQATVYRYLNLLEATCLLVRIPAYSKSRTKRLIKSPKIYFLDPGLTSYLCGYYDENSLKTAREAGSIFETFVLLHLSVLCELMVPKARIYYWRTVTGKEVDFVVEYGNKLLAIEVKLSSGISYGDSDNLRTFLAEHPKDCIGIIIYTGNEVRYLADKIVCLPISMLY from the coding sequence GGGTTTATGCCGCCTCTATTGCATATTTCTTTACCGGAGAATGTAACAAGATGGTGGGAAGGGTATATAATGACTTATCTGGAACGGGACCTGCGGCAGTTATCGCAGGTGGAATCCCTGGTTGATTTCAGAAATCTTATGAAGGCTGTAGCGCTGCGATCAGGGCAGGTAATAAACCAGACAGAGATTGCGAGAGATATTAAAATAGGGCAAGCTACAGTGTACCGCTATTTAAACCTTTTGGAGGCAACCTGTCTTTTGGTCAGAATTCCCGCTTATTCAAAAAGCAGAACAAAAAGGCTTATTAAATCGCCGAAGATATATTTCCTTGACCCCGGGCTGACCAGTTATCTCTGCGGGTATTACGACGAGAATTCTCTTAAAACGGCAAGGGAAGCCGGTTCAATATTCGAAACTTTTGTTCTTCTCCACCTTTCGGTCTTATGCGAGTTAATGGTTCCCAAAGCAAGGATATATTACTGGCGTACCGTCACGGGTAAAGAAGTCGATTTTGTGGTTGAGTACGGAAATAAACTCCTTGCAATAGAAGTTAAGCTCTCTTCCGGTATAAGTTATGGTGATTCCGATAATTTGCGTACATTTCTGGCTGAGCACCCAAAAGACTGCATTGGAATAATAATATATACGGGAAATGAAGTCCGATACTTGGCTGACAAAATAGTATGCCTCCCTATTTCAATGCTATACTGA